Below is a genomic region from Lysobacter terrestris.
CGCCGCCAAGCCGCGTTACGAAGCGGAGCTGCGCCGCGGCAAGAACAGCATCGTCGGCAGCCGCACAGGATTCAATCGCGGCGTGAAGATCGAAGTCCCGGGCCCCGCCGGTTCGCAGATGATCGATGGGTCCAAGTTCTACGACGAGCGCTACTGGAACGCAAAGAAGTACTGGGCATGGCAGGACGGCATCTGGGCGAAGCCGCGCGTGGGCAAGGTGAGCGTGGGCGAGGCCGAGGCGGTACACAAGAACGCGCCAGGGTCCCGCATCCCCGAAACCGAGCCTGAAATCGACGCGCCGGCTCCGGAAGTGCCCGAGCCCACGCCGTCGCCCTGAGTTGAGCGGAAGCGGTAAATCGCAAGCGCGGGCATTGCGGGCGACAGGGGGCGGGCGTAGGTTGCAGGCATCGGTTTTCCGCCTTGCATCGCCCCCTCCATCGGGACTACGGCCATGAAAGTCGCAACCCTGGTGCTTGCGCTCACGTGCCTCGTGAGTGGCGGTGCATTCGCCGCCGAACCGCTGAAGCTCGTCAGCGCCGGCTTCCTCGACGTCGACGCGCAGCTGCACGCCGCCAAGGGCCATCCGAACGAGGAGTGGCGGCTGAATGGGCTCAAGTCCTACCTCGGCGGGCATTACGACGAAGCGGTCGATCGCTTCGAGCGGGCCGCCTACTTCGCCGACAAGCACGCCCAGCACTACCTGGGCCTGATCTTCTGGCACGGGCAGGGCGTGGCGACGGATCGCGTGCGCGGCTACATCTGGAGCGACCTGGCCGCCGAGCGCGGCAACCGCAGGCTGCTGGCGATCCGCGAGAACATGTGGTCGCAACTCAGTGCGCAGGAACGGCAGCAGGCGATGGCCGAGGGTGCGGCGTTCTACGACCGTTACGGCGATGCCGTCGCCCAGCCGCGCGCGGAGGCGGAGATCCGCCGCTTCGCCCGCGGCATGACCGGTAGCCGCGTGGGCTTCCGCAACCAGGCCATGGACGTACTCAACGGCGGGCCGATCAATGGCTCGTTCGGCAATGCGACGCCGGGCATGCTCGCGGCATCGGTGGCGGTCAATGGCGGCACCACCGGCGAAAAGCTCTATGCCGACGAGCGCGTCCGCCTGAAGGACTACTGGCGCGCGCAGGATCGGGAACTGGAGCGCACCGGCCGCGTCGAGCTCGGCCCGATAACGACCGCGCGCAAGCCCTGAGCCGCATCCGCCCCGAGCGGCGGGCGGCCGCGCGCGACCGCTAAACTGTCGCGATGGCCAAGCTCTACTTCTACTACTCGGCGATGAACGCCGGTAAGACCACCACGCTGCTGCAATCCGCCCACAACTACCGCGAGCGCGGCATGCGCGTGCTGATCCTGACGCCGCGGCTGGACCACCGCGCCGGCAGCGGCACGGTCGCCTCGCGCATCGGCCTGACGGCGGAGGGGCATGCATTCGAGCGCGCCGACGACCTGGAGCGCGTGATCCGCGCCGACATCGCCGCGCACGGCAAGCTCGACTGCGTGCTGGTCGACGAGGCGCAGTTCCTCGCCAAGGCGCAGGTGTGGCAGCTCAGCGAGGTGGTGGATGCGCTGCGCATCCCGGTGCTCTGCTACGGCCTGCGCACCGACTTCCGCGGCGAGCTGTTCGAAGGCAGCCAGTACCTGCTGGCGTGGGCCGACGAGCTCAACGAGATCAAGACGATCTGCCACAGCGGCAAGAAGGCGACGATGACGGTGCGGGTGGACGATGCCGGCCGCGCGGTGCAACAGGGGCCGCAGGTCGAGATCGGCGGCAACGAGCGCTACGTCTCGGTGTCGCGCGCGGAGTTCAAGAAGGTGATGCGCGGCGAAAGCACGGTCGAGGGCCAGCCGGAACCGCAACAGCCTCCGTTGCTGTAGGCGCTGCTGTAGGGCGGCTCAAGCCCGCCGCATCGTGCGCCACAGCGAAGCCAAGGCTCCGTCCGCAGTAGCCGGTCGTGCGCAATGGCGGGGTCAGGGCCCGCGCTACCGGCACGCCGTGCGGATCGCCTGGACCTCGCGCAGCACCGCGCCGCCTTCCGGCAGCGCCGCCTGCATGCGTCGCAGCAGGGCGTCGAGTTCGGTCTGGGTCGCCGCCGGTTCGTCGCGGCAGCGTGTTTCGGCGACGTAGGCCCGCGCCAGCCAGCGCACCTTGTCGCGCTCGCTGTCGGTGCCGGGCACGTTGCCGATCTCGGCCATGCGCCGGACCGCTCCCGCATCACCGGCCCGCGCGAACTGGCGCGCCTGCGACAGCTCGGCGCGCAGCGCATGGGGGTGGGCCGGCCCATAACCGTTGCGGGTCAGCGCGACGGCGGCGCCGAATGCCGCGCGCGATCGCGCGGTATCGCCCAGCGCGGCGGTGACCAGCCCGAGCATCCACTCCGTATCGCCGACGATCTCGTGCTGCGCGCCGAAGTGTTCGATGCGCAGGCGCCGGGCCTCTTCCAGCAGCGGCAGTGCTTCGGCGTCGCGGCCGGCGTCGTGCAGGACCATGGCCTGGTTGAACAGGCCGGCTGCAAGCAACCGGTGATCGGTGCCCTTGCGCCAGATGGCGACGGCGTGTGCCAGCGCCGGCAGCGCCGCGGCGAAATCGCCGCGTTCCCAGGCGGTGATGCCCAGGCTGTTGTAGTTGCGGGCGACGTCCGGATGTTCGGGGCCCAGCCGCGCGCTCAGCCACGCCTGGGTCTGGGTGAACTCCTGTTGCGCCTGGCCGTAGCGGCCCTGATCGACGTGCAGCGCGGCCAGTTGGCGCCGCGCATCGATGCCGGCGCGGGTGTCGCCGCCGTGCAGGCGCTGGGACAGGGTCACGGCGGTCTGGCAGTCGCTTTCCGCGGCGACGGCCTCGCCCTGCGTGCGCAGCAATGCGCAGCGTTGCCGCAGGATGTCCACGGCCAGGCGGTGGCCGGTGCCCAGGCGCCGGTCGAGGTAGGCGAGCGCCTCGTCGTAACCGCGCATCGCCGCGGCGCTGTCGCCCACATCGGCCTGCAGCGTGGCCAGGTCGGTCATGTTCTCGACGATGCCGGCATCGTCCGACGGCGTTTCCCGGCGGATCGCCAGCGAGCGCTCGAACATCTGCCGCGCGCCCTGGCGTTCCCCCGCCGCGCGGCGGCAGCGTCCCAGCTGCGAGTAGAACTGGCTGCTCTGCGGCGGCAGCTGGGCCTGCTCGTTGCGCGCCACGTCGAGCGCGGGCTGCATCAGCTCGATGCACCCCCGCGCCTGCCCCTGCAGCGCGAGCAGTTGCCCGCGCAGGGTCAGCGATTCCAGCAGCAGGCTGTCGGGAATGTCGCGGGCGTTGTCGACGATCGCACCCTGGCGGACCAGCAGCGCCGTGGCTTCCTGGTAGTCGCCCAGGCCCAGGCGCAGGCGCGCCAGCAGGCCCAGCAGTTCGGCGCGCGCGCGCGGCTGGCGGTCGGGTTCGGCGCGTTCGCGCGCCTCGGCGGCCGCCAGCAGGCTGCGCAGGTCCACCGCCTGTCCGGGCGCGCCGCCGGCCTGTTCGAAGATGCCGACCATGAAGTCCTGCATCGCCTGCGCGCGCGCCGCCTCCGCCAGCGCCTGCCGCGCCTGCCAGGCGACCAGGCCGATCGACAGGGACAGCACCACCACCACCATCGTCGCCGTGGCAATCGTCCAGCGATGTCGCGCGAAGAACTTGCCGAAGCGATAACCCACGCCCTGCGGTCGCGCCAGCACCGGGCGGCCTTCCTCGTAGCGGCGCAGATCCAGTGCCAGCGCCTCCACCGACGGGTAGCGTTGCTCGGGCTGCTTGGACAGCGTCTTCAGCACGATGTTGTCGAGGTCGCCGACGAGCACGCGCGCGCGGCGGCGCAGTTCGGCGCCGTGGGTCTGGTCCTCGGCGGTGTCGCTTTCGACCCGGCGCAGCACCTTCTGCGACGGCCGCGGCGGATCGTTGAACAGGATCGCGTCTTCCCACGCCGCGTCGCTCTCGCGCTTGAGCTTGTACGGCTTGCGGTCGGTGAGCAGCTCGTACAGCACCACGCCGAGCGAGTACACGTCGGTCATGGTCGTGACCGGCTCGCCACGGATCTGTTCGGGCGCGGCGTAGTGCAGGGTGAAGGCGCGCACGCCGGTGCGCGTCTGTTCGACCACCGGCACCTCGGTGTCGAGCAGCTTGGCGATGCCGAAGTCGAGCAGGCGCACTTCGCCGGCGGGGGTGACCAGGATGTTCGACGGCTTGAGGTCGCGGTGGACGATCAGGTTCGCGTGCGCGTGGCTGACCGCGTCGCACACCTGCTGGAACATGCGCAGCCGCTGCGCCACCGGCGTGTCGAGGGCGCGGCAGTAGTCGGTGATCGGCTCGCCGTCGACGTATTCCAGCGCGAGGTACGGCACGCCTTCGGCGGTGACGCCGGCATCGAGCAGGCGGGCGATGTGCGGATGCGCCAGGCGCGCGAGGATCTGCCGCTCGCGGGTGAAGCGGATGCGCAGGTTGGTGTCGGTGAGGCCGGGGCGCAGCAGCTTGAGCGCGACGCGGCGCTGGTACAGGCCGTCGGCGCGCGAGGCCAGCCAGACCTGGCCCATGCCGCCTTCGCCCAGCAGCCGGTCGAGGCGGTACGGACCGACCACCGTGCCCGGCTGCACGCCCGGCCGCGGCGGCGTGATCGGTTCGGCGAGGAAGTCCGTGCGTTCTTCTTCCAGCGCGATCAGCGCCTCGAGTTCACCGGTGAGCTCGGCGTCCTCGTCGCGCAGTTCACGCAGGCGTTCGGCGCGCGCTTCCGGCGGCAGCTCGAACAGCGCATCGAGCAGCGGGGACAGGCGTTGCCAGCGCTCGGGGTCCATGGTGCCGCTCTGCTCCCCCGTGAGGGCCGCCGCGCGCGCGGCGGCGCGTGGCTCAGGAATCCTTCAACGACGCCAGCAGGAACATCCGCGCCTTCTGCCAGTCGCGGCGGATGCTGCGCTCGGAACGCTCGAGCAGGGCGGCGATTTCCAGTTCGGACAGGCCGGCGAAGTAACGCAGCTCCACCACCTGGGCCAGCTTCTGGTCGACCGCGGCGAGCTTGGTGAGCGCCACATCCAGGCCGAGCGTTTCCTCGTCCAGGCGCAGGCCACCCTCGACGTCCTCGGGCAGGTCGGTGACGCGGTGCAGGTCGCCGCCGCGCTTCTGCGCCAGGCGCTGGCGGGCGTAGTCGACCACCACGCTGCGCATGGCCGAGGCGGCGTAGGCGAAGAAGTGCGCGCGGTCGTCGAAGTGGGCTTCGCGCCGCCCGATCAACTTGAGGTAGGCCTCGTGCACCAGTGCGGTGGCGTCGAGGGTCTGCCCGTGCTGGCCGGCGAGCTGGCGCCGGGCCATCGAGTGCAGTTCGTTGTAGAGGCGCGCGAGCACGTTGTCGAGCGCGCCGCGATCGCCGCCACGGGCCGCATCCAGCAGCAAGGTGATGTCCGCACTATCCGCCATGTGGTACCCGACCCCCGGAGGTGAAGCCGAATATAAACCCAATCGGCAACGGCGGAGCGGGCCGTTTCGCACGGCACGCGCCGGGCGATGCGCCGCTACTTCTGGCAATGCGGGCACCAGACCGTAGCCCGCTGCCCGATCGCGGCCTGCTTCAGGGCCCGCCCGCAGCGCGGGCAGGGTTCGCCGCCGCGGCCGTAGGCCGAGAGCTCGAGTTCGAAGTAGCCGGGCTGGCCGTCCGGGTTGATGTAATCGCGCAGCGTGGTGCCGCCGCGTTCGATCGCGTAGGCGAGGATGCGTTTCACCGCGGCCGCAAGCAGCGCATAGCGATCGCGTGACACCTTGCCGGCCGCGCGCAGCGGCGAGATGCCGGCTTCGAACAGCGCCTCGGCGGCATAG
It encodes:
- a CDS encoding ECF-type sigma factor; protein product: MADSADITLLLDAARGGDRGALDNVLARLYNELHSMARRQLAGQHGQTLDATALVHEAYLKLIGRREAHFDDRAHFFAYAASAMRSVVVDYARQRLAQKRGGDLHRVTDLPEDVEGGLRLDEETLGLDVALTKLAAVDQKLAQVVELRYFAGLSELEIAALLERSERSIRRDWQKARMFLLASLKDS
- a CDS encoding thymidine kinase, giving the protein MAKLYFYYSAMNAGKTTTLLQSAHNYRERGMRVLILTPRLDHRAGSGTVASRIGLTAEGHAFERADDLERVIRADIAAHGKLDCVLVDEAQFLAKAQVWQLSEVVDALRIPVLCYGLRTDFRGELFEGSQYLLAWADELNEIKTICHSGKKATMTVRVDDAGRAVQQGPQVEIGGNERYVSVSRAEFKKVMRGESTVEGQPEPQQPPLL
- a CDS encoding SEL1-like repeat protein gives rise to the protein MKVATLVLALTCLVSGGAFAAEPLKLVSAGFLDVDAQLHAAKGHPNEEWRLNGLKSYLGGHYDEAVDRFERAAYFADKHAQHYLGLIFWHGQGVATDRVRGYIWSDLAAERGNRRLLAIRENMWSQLSAQERQQAMAEGAAFYDRYGDAVAQPRAEAEIRRFARGMTGSRVGFRNQAMDVLNGGPINGSFGNATPGMLAASVAVNGGTTGEKLYADERVRLKDYWRAQDRELERTGRVELGPITTARKP
- a CDS encoding serine/threonine-protein kinase, which gives rise to MDPERWQRLSPLLDALFELPPEARAERLRELRDEDAELTGELEALIALEEERTDFLAEPITPPRPGVQPGTVVGPYRLDRLLGEGGMGQVWLASRADGLYQRRVALKLLRPGLTDTNLRIRFTRERQILARLAHPHIARLLDAGVTAEGVPYLALEYVDGEPITDYCRALDTPVAQRLRMFQQVCDAVSHAHANLIVHRDLKPSNILVTPAGEVRLLDFGIAKLLDTEVPVVEQTRTGVRAFTLHYAAPEQIRGEPVTTMTDVYSLGVVLYELLTDRKPYKLKRESDAAWEDAILFNDPPRPSQKVLRRVESDTAEDQTHGAELRRRARVLVGDLDNIVLKTLSKQPEQRYPSVEALALDLRRYEEGRPVLARPQGVGYRFGKFFARHRWTIATATMVVVVLSLSIGLVAWQARQALAEAARAQAMQDFMVGIFEQAGGAPGQAVDLRSLLAAAEARERAEPDRQPRARAELLGLLARLRLGLGDYQEATALLVRQGAIVDNARDIPDSLLLESLTLRGQLLALQGQARGCIELMQPALDVARNEQAQLPPQSSQFYSQLGRCRRAAGERQGARQMFERSLAIRRETPSDDAGIVENMTDLATLQADVGDSAAAMRGYDEALAYLDRRLGTGHRLAVDILRQRCALLRTQGEAVAAESDCQTAVTLSQRLHGGDTRAGIDARRQLAALHVDQGRYGQAQQEFTQTQAWLSARLGPEHPDVARNYNSLGITAWERGDFAAALPALAHAVAIWRKGTDHRLLAAGLFNQAMVLHDAGRDAEALPLLEEARRLRIEHFGAQHEIVGDTEWMLGLVTAALGDTARSRAAFGAAVALTRNGYGPAHPHALRAELSQARQFARAGDAGAVRRMAEIGNVPGTDSERDKVRWLARAYVAETRCRDEPAATQTELDALLRRMQAALPEGGAVLREVQAIRTACR